From the genome of Eublepharis macularius isolate TG4126 chromosome 12, MPM_Emac_v1.0, whole genome shotgun sequence, one region includes:
- the LOC129339422 gene encoding olfactory receptor 14A16-like — MHERAQFLSSSGSRSLEHSVRQAKKRWCKSHTSSHFNEDSDSTEFSDTTEDMSNISIITDFLLLGFSDVQELQVLHFVCFLGVYLAIFMGNFLIIALIALNTHLHTPMYFFLVNLSIIDLGSISITLPRSMANDLMNRTQILYSECVAQVFFFTSFLSTNVFLLTVMAYDRYTAICQPLHYSSLMGKRACFEKASGAWTAGFLNAAIQTWATFSTPFCSHTVHQFCEIPQLLRMSCSGFNFNEYAAIVFTSLFGFGCFVFIIASYVKIFSTVLRMPSLEGRQKAFSTCLPHLAVVSLFFCSAFFAYLLPTSSIDQKFTVIYTILPPMLNPVIYSMRNKDVKTALWKLFDGNFLTGSQNFHF; from the exons ATGCATGAACGTGCTCAGTTCCTCTCCAGCAGTGGTTCCAGGAGCCTGGAGCACAGTGTGAGACAGGCGAAGAAGCGGTGGTGCAAGTCCCATACATCCTCGCACTTCAATGAGGACTCAGACAGCACTGAATTTTCTG ACACAACTGAAGATATGTCTAATATAAGCATCATAACAGATTTCCTGCTTTTAGGCTTTTCAGATGTACAAGAGCTTCAGGTTTTACACTTTGTGTGTTTTTTAGGAGTATACTTGGCTATCTTTATGGGCAATTTTCTCATCATTGCCCTAATAGCTCTCAATACCCACCTCCATACTCCAATGTAtttctttcttgttaatttgtctaTTATTGATCTTGGATCCATATCGATCACTCTTCCCagatccatggccaatgatcttATGAACAGAACACAGATTTTGTATTCAGAATGTGTTGCTCAGGTGTTTTTTTTCACCTCTTTCCTTTCAACaaatgttttccttctcactgtcATGGCCTATGACCGATACACTGCCATCTGCCAACCACTGCATTATTCTTCTCTCATGGGCAAGAGAGCCTGCTTCGAAAAGGCAAGTGGTGCATGGACTGCAGGCTTTCTGAATGCAGCCATACAAACTTGGGCAACTTTTTCAACACCTTTCTGCTCTCACACTGTCCATCAGTTTTGTGAAATCCCACAGCTTCTGAGAATGTCTTGCTCTGGATTTAACTTCAATGAATATGCAGCTATTGTCTTTACCTCATTATTTGGCTTTGGCTGCTTTGTGTTCATTATTGCTTCTTATGTGAAGATCTTTTCCACAGTGCTGAGAATGCCCTCTCTGGAGGGAAGACAAAAAGCTTTCTCTACGTGTCTCCCTCACCTTGCTGTTGTGTCCTTGTTTTTCTGCTCTGCTTTCTTTGCCTATTTATTACCAACTTCCAGCATTGATCAGAAATTTACTGTGATATATACCATATTACCACCAATGTTGAATCCAGTCATTTACAGCATGAGGAATAAAGATGTTAAAACTGCTTTGTGGAAGCTGTTTGATGGGAATTTTCTGACTGGGAGTCAAAATTTTCACTTTTGA
- the LOC129339424 gene encoding olfactory receptor 6M1-like, whose product MTINDRENVSRTIVTEFVLLGFSNLQEMELPLFVLFLTMYMLTIIGNALVILLIHLDSRLHTPMYYFLSNLSWLEIIITTTVTPKLLSLLISKTNTISAFGCIVQVTMYFLAGVTEVLLLGAMSVDRYLAICNPLRYTAIMSNQVCMLMMLSCWLGSILCIVISAIFKSGLPYCGPNVIDHFFCERIPLTNLICADTTLIQLVEFILASFVLLTSVSVTTVSYLFIIITVMRMPSAESRKKAFSTCSSHITVASLYYGSSMFIYVRPAGSTSMDFNKVATVLNTVVTPLLNPIIYSFRNKVVKDVMSDAVKRIGDKLVLRV is encoded by the coding sequence ATGACCATAAACGACAGAGAAAATGTCTCAAGAACAATCGTGACTGAGTTTGTGTTGCTTGGCTTCTCTAACCTCCAGGAGATGGAGCTGCCACTGTTCGTCCTCTTCCTGACCATGTACATGCTGACAATCATTGGCAATGCTCTGGTCATCCTCTTGATCCATCTCGATTCTCGCCTCCACACTCCCATGTACTACTTCCTCAGCAACCTCTCTTGGCTGGagatcatcatcaccaccacagtCACCCCCAAGTTGCTGAGCCTTCTCATCTCAAAGACAAACACCATCTCCGCCTTTGGCTGCATTGTCCAGGTAACAATGTATTTCCTGGCTGGAGTCACAGAAGTCTTGCTCCTTGGAGCTATGTCTGTAGACCGATACCTGGCCATCTGCAACCCCTTGCGCTACACAGCCATCATGAGCAATCAAGTCTGTATGTTGATGATGCTTTCCTGCTGGCTGGGGAGCATTCTTTGTATTGTGATTAGTGCAATCTTCAAATCTGGTCTGCCTTACTGCGGCCCCAATGTCATCGACCATTTCTTCTGTGAAAGAATCCCTTTGACGAATTTGATCTGTGCAGATACTACCTTGATTCAACTTGTAGAATTCATTTTAGCCAGCTTTGTATTGCTGACCTCTGTGTCTGTGACAACAGTCTCTTACTTGTTCATCATTATCACAGTGATGCGGATGCCCTCAGCTGAAAGTAGAAAGAAAGCCTTCAGCACCTGCAGCTCCCACATCACTGTGGCCTCACTGTACTATGGCAGCAGTATGTTCATTTATGTTAGGCCAGCTGGAAGCACTTCCATGGATTTCAATAAGGTGGCCACTGTACTCAACACTGTGGTAACTCCTTTACTCAACCCAATCATCTATAGTTTTAGAAACAAGGTGGTCAAGGATGTgatgagtgatgcagtgaagcgCATTGGTGATAAATTAGTGTTGAGGGTTTGA